The Acidobacteriota bacterium genome has a segment encoding these proteins:
- a CDS encoding FAD binding domain-containing protein codes for MKAFEYASPTTKEQAIQLLGAQWEEAEVLAGGTDLLSLMKTFGTTPKRVVDIQGIQEFQGIDYISSSGLRLGALATLSELIDHPAAQKHYPSLVQAANGVRSQQIQSFGTIGGDLCQRPRCWYFRNGLGYFPKDGSGQDLVRQGENQYHAILGNSGEAAFVSASSLGPPLIALGATLRIFSKDGSRELPVAEFFRTPRQESDRETILKPGEILGEIHVPPAGEVLDATYEVREKEALDWPLVTASVALKLSGGKAEQARIVLGHVAPIPWNAVGAAEGLVGNAIDESTAAEAGNAAVDGATPLSRNGYKVQLARVAVKRAILNAVMGGA; via the coding sequence ATGAAGGCTTTCGAGTATGCCAGTCCCACCACCAAGGAGCAGGCCATCCAGTTGCTGGGAGCCCAGTGGGAAGAGGCCGAGGTTTTGGCCGGCGGCACCGACCTCCTCAGTCTCATGAAGACCTTCGGCACCACCCCCAAGCGAGTGGTGGACATACAGGGAATTCAGGAATTCCAGGGAATCGACTACATCTCCTCCTCCGGCCTGCGCCTGGGAGCCCTGGCTACCCTGTCGGAGCTGATCGACCATCCGGCGGCCCAAAAGCACTATCCCTCGCTGGTGCAGGCAGCCAACGGCGTCAGAAGCCAGCAGATCCAGAGCTTCGGCACCATTGGCGGCGACCTTTGCCAGCGGCCGCGCTGCTGGTACTTCCGCAACGGCTTGGGGTATTTCCCCAAGGATGGCTCGGGGCAGGACCTGGTCAGGCAGGGAGAGAATCAATACCACGCCATCCTGGGCAACTCGGGAGAGGCGGCCTTCGTCAGCGCCTCCAGCCTGGGCCCGCCCCTGATCGCCCTGGGGGCCACCCTGAGGATTTTCAGCAAGGACGGTTCGCGCGAGCTGCCGGTGGCCGAGTTCTTCCGCACCCCGCGGCAGGAATCGGATCGCGAGACGATTCTGAAGCCCGGCGAGATCCTGGGAGAAATCCACGTTCCCCCGGCCGGGGAGGTGCTCGACGCCACCTATGAGGTTCGGGAAAAGGAAGCCTTGGACTGGCCGCTGGTCACGGCCTCGGTCGCCTTGAAGCTGAGCGGAGGCAAAGCGGAGCAGGCCCGCATCGTCCTGGGTCACGTCGCCCCGATCCCCTGGAACGCCGTCGGGGCGGCCGAGGGCCTGGTGGGCAATGCGATCGATGAAAGCACGGCGGCTGAGGCAGGCAATGCCGCCGTTGACGGAGCTACACCTCTGAGCAGGAACGGATACAAGGTTCAACTGGCCCGGGTGGCGGTGAAACGGGCGATTCTGAACGCTGTCATGGGAGGGGCATAG
- a CDS encoding SDR family oxidoreductase — protein MSADGGLFRVNSSRLAAHYASNSQTFAGRIHRLLGVALMRSIHLIVGIWNPRLATRLIHLPLRGTSRDRLDLLGEEYFQYKLRNHLEPQGVEAIKQLSADGNQVVLVSRELDHLLRPLAQHLGVRNLVSNRLEFRDGLATGRLHSPIIPDTLQPEPNRAPFGTQSFLIDGLPGLSSRALEPHIQATARQTRSPAPPVVDFHRRRASAEIVSVRQALSGKHILLIGGTGFIGKVWLSMLLEDLPEIGRIYLLIRRQGSRSALQRFEKIVAESPAFAPLHERFGDRLPRMLMDRVEVLEGDIGDPDLGLNEATLERLIRDLDLVVNSAGLTDFNPDIRLAMTTNVDSVMGLIGFLKRCRRAALLHVSTCFVNGRIDGRVSEELLPNYTPAGRADFDVYEEHRLVHQAIERITGEGDSQAVTDEVQARVSDRKPNVSDPSRLVRKERTRWIRDRGIEFGIERAQHWGWPNIYTFTKSLGESLLATQDLPIAVVRPSIVESSISQPFRGWNEGVNTTAPLSYLLSTYFRQLPSNKRKRLDVIPVDLVCRGLTLVAAALVERRHDRVYQLATSATNPADMRRTIELTGLAHRKYYRSLEGLEHWLRARFDTIPVSQARYRNVSLPRLKTLLEGLQRVTGVLPVKNDSLARKQRALDRVHKVIELYQPFILDNEYFFAADNIRKLGAALPGDEVADFGYHPENIDWYDYWVNLHVPALRRWTYPIIEGRRPDTGLLPRNFKLEPAHASAATASAPADPMGGRVYHARPSQG, from the coding sequence GTGAGTGCCGACGGGGGGCTGTTCCGGGTCAACTCCTCCAGACTGGCTGCCCACTACGCCAGCAACTCCCAGACGTTTGCGGGTCGAATCCACCGCCTGCTGGGCGTTGCTCTGATGCGTTCCATCCACCTGATCGTGGGTATCTGGAATCCGCGGCTGGCCACTCGACTGATTCACCTGCCCCTGAGGGGCACCAGCCGGGACCGCCTGGACCTGCTGGGCGAAGAATATTTCCAGTACAAGCTGCGAAACCATCTCGAGCCCCAAGGGGTTGAGGCCATAAAGCAGTTGAGCGCCGACGGAAACCAGGTGGTGCTGGTCAGCCGCGAACTGGACCACCTCCTCCGTCCCCTGGCCCAGCACCTGGGTGTCCGGAACCTGGTCTCCAACCGTTTGGAGTTTCGGGACGGGCTGGCCACCGGGCGCCTGCATTCACCCATCATCCCCGACACCCTGCAACCCGAGCCGAACCGGGCACCGTTCGGCACACAGAGTTTTCTCATCGACGGCCTGCCCGGGCTTTCCTCCCGCGCATTGGAACCGCACATCCAGGCCACCGCCCGGCAAACCAGGAGCCCCGCGCCTCCGGTGGTGGATTTCCACCGGCGCCGGGCCAGCGCCGAGATTGTGTCAGTACGCCAGGCCCTTTCCGGCAAGCACATTCTGCTGATCGGCGGGACGGGATTCATCGGCAAGGTCTGGCTGTCCATGCTGCTGGAAGACCTTCCGGAGATCGGAAGGATCTACCTGCTGATTCGACGGCAGGGCTCGCGCAGCGCCCTGCAGCGCTTCGAGAAGATCGTCGCCGAATCTCCCGCGTTCGCTCCCCTTCATGAACGCTTCGGCGACCGACTGCCCCGGATGCTCATGGACCGGGTGGAAGTACTGGAGGGAGACATCGGGGATCCCGACCTGGGACTGAACGAAGCCACCCTGGAGCGCCTGATCCGGGATCTGGACCTGGTGGTCAATTCCGCCGGCCTCACCGATTTCAATCCGGACATCCGCCTGGCCATGACCACCAACGTGGACAGCGTCATGGGCCTGATCGGCTTTCTGAAGCGCTGCCGACGGGCCGCCCTGCTGCATGTCTCCACCTGTTTCGTCAACGGCCGCATCGACGGGCGGGTTTCGGAGGAGCTGCTTCCCAACTACACTCCCGCCGGTCGAGCCGATTTCGACGTCTACGAGGAACACCGGTTGGTCCATCAAGCCATTGAGCGCATCACCGGGGAAGGAGACAGCCAGGCGGTAACGGACGAAGTCCAGGCCCGGGTCTCTGACCGCAAGCCCAATGTGAGCGACCCTTCACGCCTGGTTCGCAAGGAGCGCACCCGCTGGATTCGCGATCGCGGAATCGAATTCGGGATCGAGAGAGCACAGCACTGGGGCTGGCCCAACATCTACACCTTCACCAAGAGCCTGGGAGAATCGCTGCTGGCTACCCAGGATCTTCCCATTGCCGTGGTCAGACCCTCGATCGTGGAGTCCTCCATCAGTCAACCGTTTCGGGGATGGAACGAGGGCGTCAACACGACGGCACCGCTCTCCTATCTGTTGAGCACCTACTTCCGGCAACTCCCCTCCAACAAGCGCAAGCGCCTGGATGTCATCCCGGTCGACCTGGTGTGCCGCGGACTCACCCTGGTGGCGGCAGCCCTGGTCGAGCGGCGTCACGACAGGGTCTACCAACTGGCGACCTCGGCCACCAATCCCGCCGACATGCGCCGGACCATCGAGCTGACCGGCCTGGCCCATCGCAAGTACTATCGGTCCCTGGAAGGCCTGGAGCACTGGCTCCGAGCCCGCTTCGACACCATTCCGGTCTCCCAGGCCCGCTACCGGAACGTTTCCCTCCCCCGCCTGAAGACCCTGCTTGAGGGTCTTCAGCGTGTGACCGGGGTGCTCCCCGTCAAGAACGACAGCCTCGCCCGAAAGCAACGCGCCCTGGACCGGGTCCACAAGGTCATTGAGCTCTACCAGCCCTTCATTCTGGACAACGAGTACTTCTTTGCCGCCGACAATATTCGAAAACTGGGAGCGGCCTTACCCGGCGATGAAGTCGCCGATTTCGGATACCATCCGGAAAACATCGACTGGTACGACTACTGGGTGAACCTGCACGTGCCGGCGTTGCGCCGCTGGACCTATCCCATCATCGAAGGGCGCCGTCCCGACACCGGCCTGCTCCCCCGCAACTTCAAGCTGGAGCCCGCCCACGCCTCAGCGGCAACCGCCAGCGCCCCCGCAGACCCGATGGGCGGCAGGGTCTACCATGCCCGGCCGAGCCAGGGCTAG
- a CDS encoding c-type cytochrome has product MHPLSPVAISLAIGFLLGVSLTGCAPGEPPAPEYQPEILPLPEQLATYEEMKIPEDNPMTPEKVALGRQLFFDKRLSADGSRSCYSCHLCENGLTDGLPTAIGALNKKLTRASPTLWNIGYHSEFYWDGRSGSLEKQAMAAWKGGNMGADVEVATATINAVSGYRAQFQTVFGGEATPERIVQAISAFERTIISGNTPFDRWRAGDETAVSDEVKKGYEVFKKLECTNCHDGVLFTDQQYHNVGIGMDAEKPDVGRFKVTDKEEDTGAFKTPTLRDIAKSGPYFHDGSVATLEEAVDLMIGGGKPNKYLDRTNLKKRKATDDEKKNLIAFLGSLNNDCQLTEPKLPE; this is encoded by the coding sequence ATGCATCCATTGAGCCCTGTTGCTATCTCTCTGGCGATCGGTTTCCTTCTGGGTGTGTCCCTGACGGGATGCGCCCCCGGTGAACCGCCGGCTCCGGAGTATCAGCCGGAGATCCTGCCCTTGCCCGAGCAATTGGCGACCTACGAGGAGATGAAGATTCCGGAGGACAACCCCATGACGCCGGAGAAGGTCGCCCTCGGACGCCAACTGTTTTTCGACAAGCGCCTCAGCGCGGATGGATCCCGTTCCTGCTACTCCTGCCATCTGTGCGAAAACGGGTTGACGGATGGTCTGCCCACGGCCATTGGGGCTCTGAACAAGAAGCTCACGCGCGCCAGTCCGACTCTCTGGAACATCGGATACCACTCCGAGTTCTATTGGGATGGTCGCAGCGGCTCCCTGGAAAAGCAGGCCATGGCGGCCTGGAAGGGCGGCAACATGGGAGCCGACGTGGAGGTCGCCACCGCCACCATCAATGCCGTCTCAGGCTATCGGGCTCAGTTTCAAACGGTGTTTGGAGGCGAGGCGACCCCTGAACGGATCGTCCAGGCCATTTCCGCCTTTGAACGGACCATCATCAGCGGAAACACTCCATTCGACCGGTGGCGGGCCGGGGACGAAACGGCAGTGAGCGATGAGGTCAAGAAAGGCTACGAAGTATTCAAGAAGTTGGAGTGTACCAACTGTCACGACGGGGTCCTCTTCACCGATCAGCAGTACCACAATGTGGGCATCGGAATGGACGCCGAAAAGCCGGACGTCGGGAGGTTCAAGGTCACCGACAAGGAGGAGGACACAGGGGCCTTCAAGACCCCGACCCTGCGGGATATCGCCAAGTCGGGTCCCTATTTTCACGATGGCAGCGTGGCCACCCTGGAAGAGGCCGTGGACCTGATGATCGGAGGAGGCAAGCCCAACAAGTATCTGGACCGCACCAATCTCAAGAAGCGGAAGGCTACCGACGACGAAAAGAAGAATCTGATTGCCTTCTTGGGGTCACTGAACAACGACTGTCAACTGACCGAACCCAAGCTGCCCGAGTAA
- a CDS encoding DUF1326 domain-containing protein, protein MKATILLVLILGLACPGWAAVISGDYVETRSANVYTGPCVANAESGLTGDQAILAWRIRKGSWQGVKLDGLGVVGVTKAKATLGDPYGNPYPAKSVLIVDARANPRQRAALEAFAQTMAPELLRNVVNVERAPIHLALGEGESHGSAELQAGNLARIKARPIGAKDHLCGNEHVHYPPLTRLSHAMPAYTINDEFSGRGLGVNWKINGKTNAFVGHFSYDSAPQR, encoded by the coding sequence ATGAAAGCAACTATCCTCTTGGTCTTGATCCTGGGTTTGGCCTGCCCGGGCTGGGCGGCCGTCATCTCGGGTGACTATGTGGAGACCCGCAGCGCCAATGTCTATACCGGGCCCTGCGTGGCCAATGCCGAGTCCGGTCTGACCGGCGACCAGGCCATACTGGCCTGGCGGATCCGAAAGGGAAGCTGGCAGGGTGTCAAGCTGGACGGTCTGGGTGTGGTGGGCGTCACCAAAGCCAAAGCCACCCTGGGCGATCCTTATGGCAACCCTTATCCGGCAAAATCGGTGCTCATCGTGGATGCGCGGGCCAACCCACGGCAACGGGCGGCTTTGGAGGCCTTCGCTCAAACCATGGCCCCCGAGCTCTTGCGGAACGTAGTGAATGTGGAACGCGCACCCATTCACCTGGCGCTCGGAGAGGGCGAGTCGCACGGATCGGCCGAGTTGCAGGCCGGTAATCTGGCCAGAATCAAGGCCCGGCCCATCGGAGCCAAGGACCACCTCTGTGGCAATGAGCACGTCCATTACCCTCCACTGACCCGGCTCTCCCATGCCATGCCGGCCTACACCATCAACGACGAGTTCAGCGGACGCGGACTGGGAGTGAACTGGAAAATCAACGGCAAGACCAACGCCTTCGTGGGACACTTCTCCTACGACTCCGCCCCGCAACGCTGA
- a CDS encoding inositol-3-phosphate synthase has protein sequence MIEKGTEVAAPQGKLGILLPGMGAVASTFIAGVEAIRRQKAPPIGSLTQMGTVRLGKRTEKRVPLIKDFVPLASLNDLVFGGWDIHGESCYETAVRSGVLDPRQLEELRPHLEEIRPWKAVFSRKYVKRLSGRHVKRAANKRQLALAVMKDIEQFRKTHDLSRLVMIWCGSTEVFLKPSEVHSSLARFEKGLEENDPRISSSMIYAYAALSMGIPYANGAPNLSADIPAMLELARKNKVPVCGKDFKTGQTLMKTIIAPGLKSRLIGLAGWYSTNILGNRDGEVLDEPQSFKTKEETKLSVLDQILQPGIYPELYGDYHHQVRINYYPPRGDNKEGWDNVDIFGWLGYPMQIKVNFLCRDSILAAPLCLDLALFLDLAKRAGMHGIQEWLSFYFKSPQCAPELYPEHDIFIQLMKLKNTLRYLKGEEMITHLGVEYYD, from the coding sequence GTGATCGAGAAAGGAACCGAAGTTGCCGCACCCCAGGGCAAGCTGGGAATTCTTCTGCCGGGGATGGGCGCCGTGGCGTCCACCTTCATTGCCGGAGTCGAGGCCATTCGCCGGCAAAAGGCTCCACCGATCGGGTCCCTCACCCAGATGGGAACGGTCCGGTTGGGCAAGCGCACCGAAAAACGGGTGCCCTTGATCAAGGACTTCGTCCCCCTGGCTTCGCTGAATGACCTGGTCTTCGGCGGCTGGGACATTCACGGGGAGTCCTGCTACGAGACGGCCGTTCGCTCCGGGGTGCTGGACCCCCGGCAACTGGAAGAACTGCGGCCGCACTTGGAGGAGATCCGCCCCTGGAAGGCAGTCTTCAGTCGCAAGTACGTCAAGCGCCTGTCGGGACGCCACGTCAAGAGAGCCGCCAACAAGCGCCAACTGGCCCTGGCGGTCATGAAGGACATCGAGCAGTTCCGGAAGACCCACGATCTGAGCCGCCTGGTGATGATCTGGTGCGGAAGCACCGAAGTATTCCTGAAGCCCAGCGAGGTCCACTCCAGTCTGGCCAGGTTCGAAAAGGGACTGGAGGAGAACGACCCCAGGATCTCCTCCAGCATGATCTACGCCTACGCCGCCCTTTCGATGGGAATCCCCTATGCCAACGGGGCTCCCAATCTGTCGGCCGACATTCCGGCCATGCTGGAACTGGCCAGGAAGAACAAGGTCCCCGTTTGCGGCAAGGACTTCAAGACCGGGCAGACGCTCATGAAGACCATCATTGCTCCCGGACTGAAGTCCCGGCTCATCGGCCTGGCCGGCTGGTACTCCACCAACATCCTCGGCAATCGGGACGGCGAGGTGTTGGACGAACCGCAGTCATTCAAGACCAAGGAGGAGACCAAGCTTTCGGTGCTGGATCAAATCCTGCAGCCCGGCATCTACCCCGAGCTCTACGGGGACTATCACCACCAGGTGCGCATCAACTACTACCCGCCGCGTGGAGACAACAAGGAGGGATGGGACAACGTGGATATCTTCGGGTGGCTGGGGTACCCCATGCAGATCAAGGTGAACTTTCTCTGCCGGGACAGCATCCTGGCGGCTCCCCTCTGCCTGGACCTGGCCCTGTTCCTGGACCTGGCCAAACGCGCCGGAATGCACGGGATTCAGGAGTGGCTGTCCTTCTACTTCAAGAGCCCTCAATGCGCGCCGGAACTCTACCCCGAACACGACATCTTCATCCAGCTCATGAAGCTCAAGAACACCCTGCGGTACCTGAAGGGTGAGGAGATGATCACCCACCTCGGCGTGGAGTACTATGACTGA
- a CDS encoding AMP-binding protein: protein MNFLQTIFSNLSRSPQKTVLQEVREDGLHSVSGADLLDWIGQARRRLREAGLRPGDRCGLLGPNSSRWVAMNLAIMAEGAMAVPLYSRQAPDELVAMMKDCGVSLLCCAGPSEIEAIRSCWSDLPPVLDYSQALVESAPDAGDGSDVVGEEAPDRLEVVTIIYTSGTSGEPKGVMLNGDNIAFMLQRTTARLEELMQGVPGKGDDRVFHYLPLCFAGSWILLLTCLYRNNNLMLSTDLNRLADEWKLAAPQYMLNVPALLERIRTGVEEKIRAGGGVGLLLFSRGQSAWFRQQENGSRPFDRIWLALATRLVFAKIRDRIGSGLRALICGSAPLAEETQQFFQMIGIPVLQVYGLTETTAICTMDDVHRVTAGRVGPAIRGIEMRLSEEGEILVKGPNIFPGYWNRPEANRDVFREGWFRTGDQGEVDATGNWKIVGRMKNIIITTGGHNISPEPIEERLLEALPASTQVMVVGNGRKHLSALLTGPVSRDESARVIEEVNRQLPHYRQVRRFHIAAEPFSIENGLLAANGKQRRAAIEAHFLEEIEALYQSEAQ from the coding sequence ATGAACTTTCTACAGACAATTTTCTCCAATCTCTCCCGGAGCCCTCAGAAAACGGTCCTGCAAGAGGTTCGGGAGGATGGTCTCCACTCGGTCAGCGGAGCCGATCTCCTGGATTGGATCGGCCAGGCCAGACGCCGTCTGAGGGAAGCCGGACTGCGTCCCGGAGACCGCTGCGGACTGCTGGGCCCCAACAGCAGCCGCTGGGTCGCCATGAACCTGGCGATCATGGCCGAGGGCGCCATGGCCGTTCCTCTCTATTCCCGGCAGGCCCCGGACGAACTGGTGGCCATGATGAAGGATTGCGGGGTTTCCCTGCTCTGCTGCGCCGGCCCCTCAGAAATTGAAGCCATCCGTTCCTGCTGGAGCGACCTGCCGCCCGTTCTCGATTACTCGCAGGCTCTGGTAGAGTCGGCCCCCGATGCGGGCGACGGAAGCGATGTCGTGGGCGAGGAGGCGCCAGACCGGCTGGAGGTGGTGACCATCATCTACACCTCGGGCACCTCGGGCGAGCCCAAGGGAGTCATGCTCAACGGCGACAATATCGCCTTCATGCTGCAGCGGACCACGGCTCGCCTGGAAGAGCTGATGCAGGGCGTCCCCGGGAAGGGAGATGATCGTGTCTTCCACTACCTGCCCCTCTGTTTCGCGGGCTCCTGGATCCTGCTGCTCACCTGCCTCTATCGCAACAACAACCTGATGTTGTCGACGGACCTCAACCGTCTGGCCGACGAGTGGAAACTGGCGGCCCCCCAATACATGCTGAACGTCCCCGCCCTGCTGGAACGGATCCGAACCGGCGTCGAGGAAAAGATCAGGGCAGGCGGCGGCGTGGGACTGCTGCTCTTCAGCCGAGGTCAATCGGCCTGGTTTCGCCAACAGGAGAACGGGTCCCGGCCGTTCGACAGGATCTGGCTGGCCCTGGCGACACGGCTGGTATTCGCCAAGATCCGAGACCGCATCGGGTCCGGTCTGCGGGCCCTCATCTGCGGTTCCGCCCCCCTGGCCGAGGAGACCCAGCAGTTCTTTCAGATGATCGGGATTCCGGTCCTGCAGGTGTATGGATTGACCGAAACCACCGCCATCTGCACCATGGACGACGTGCACCGGGTGACGGCGGGCCGTGTGGGTCCGGCCATCCGGGGCATCGAAATGCGGTTGAGCGAGGAGGGGGAAATTCTGGTGAAGGGCCCCAACATCTTTCCGGGATACTGGAATCGCCCCGAGGCCAACCGGGACGTCTTCCGGGAGGGGTGGTTCCGTACCGGTGACCAGGGTGAGGTGGACGCCACCGGAAACTGGAAAATCGTGGGAAGAATGAAGAACATCATCATCACCACCGGGGGGCACAACATCAGCCCCGAGCCCATCGAGGAGCGTCTGCTGGAAGCCCTGCCGGCCTCGACCCAGGTGATGGTGGTCGGGAACGGACGCAAGCACCTGTCCGCCCTGCTGACGGGACCGGTGAGCCGGGACGAGTCGGCTCGCGTCATCGAAGAGGTCAACCGGCAACTGCCGCACTACCGCCAGGTTCGCCGGTTCCACATTGCCGCCGAGCCTTTCAGCATCGAAAACGGCCTGCTTGCCGCCAACGGAAAGCAGCGGCGAGCAGCCATCGAGGCGCATTTCCTGGAAGAGATCGAGGCTCTTTACCAGTCTGAAGCCCAATAG
- a CDS encoding polysaccharide pyruvyl transferase family protein, producing MMDLGLELWVSSLIELSKLRWMLGSGESWTPGTPLRLLFAGYNGNRNTGADVRVQEMIRQVRHVLGDSNLDLSVLSHNLEWSRGYFDSVRQVKLPDVFPPFLFREVGRYHGVLACEGSMFKSKFANALSAMMIGCLGIAAAHNRLSVGYGAEAGDMDRFLKSMCRRFCSDSLVITRNEESQGILGGLGVPTELGTDTAWTFEPHGPEYGEKQLMAAGWDGRTPILGLCPINPFWWPVRPSLAKFTARTLLGLYKASHYRSIYFHHDNAEVRASFQRYIDAWSRGIQAFRKKHQVFPVLIGMEALDRISCEKISHSLGGAPCFIADQFDMYQLVSILRQCHLLVSSRFHGVVTSMPAGVASLGITMDERLRNLMRERGHSEFLLEVDDPDLETKLEALLPKLLSQAEEMRASLGATVVKNLKAMARMGVYFQHHLLERYPEFPIRSGHLSWEDYLPPLSSNLVNLIETYE from the coding sequence ATGATGGACCTGGGACTGGAGCTGTGGGTCAGCAGCCTGATCGAGCTCTCCAAGCTGAGATGGATGCTGGGATCGGGGGAGTCCTGGACGCCTGGAACCCCGCTGCGCCTGCTGTTTGCCGGTTACAACGGAAACCGCAATACCGGGGCCGATGTCCGGGTCCAGGAGATGATCCGCCAGGTTCGCCACGTGCTTGGCGACTCCAACCTGGATTTGAGCGTGCTTTCGCACAACCTGGAGTGGTCCCGCGGTTATTTCGATTCGGTGCGCCAGGTCAAGCTGCCGGATGTCTTTCCACCATTCCTCTTTCGCGAGGTCGGCCGTTATCACGGGGTTCTGGCATGCGAGGGCTCGATGTTCAAGAGCAAGTTCGCCAACGCCCTCAGCGCCATGATGATCGGCTGCCTGGGAATTGCCGCCGCCCACAACCGGCTTTCGGTGGGATATGGGGCGGAAGCCGGCGACATGGACCGCTTTCTGAAGTCCATGTGCCGGCGTTTCTGTTCCGATTCGCTGGTCATCACCCGCAACGAGGAATCCCAGGGAATTCTGGGTGGACTGGGGGTGCCGACGGAGTTGGGGACCGATACGGCCTGGACCTTTGAACCTCACGGCCCGGAATACGGGGAAAAGCAGTTGATGGCCGCCGGTTGGGACGGACGCACCCCAATATTGGGGCTATGCCCCATCAATCCCTTCTGGTGGCCGGTGCGACCTTCGCTGGCCAAGTTTACCGCCCGTACCCTGTTGGGGTTGTACAAGGCCAGCCACTACCGTTCCATTTACTTCCATCACGACAACGCCGAGGTCAGGGCCTCTTTTCAGCGCTATATCGATGCCTGGAGCCGCGGCATCCAAGCTTTCCGGAAGAAACACCAGGTGTTTCCGGTATTAATCGGCATGGAGGCGCTGGATCGAATCAGCTGCGAGAAAATCAGCCATAGCCTGGGAGGCGCCCCCTGCTTTATCGCCGACCAGTTCGACATGTACCAGTTGGTGAGCATCCTGAGGCAGTGCCACCTGCTCGTTTCTTCACGGTTTCATGGAGTGGTCACCAGCATGCCCGCCGGCGTGGCTTCGCTGGGCATCACCATGGATGAACGCCTGCGCAACCTGATGCGGGAGCGCGGACACTCGGAATTTCTGCTGGAGGTCGATGACCCCGATCTGGAGACCAAGTTGGAGGCCCTGCTGCCGAAATTACTGAGTCAGGCCGAGGAGATGCGGGCAAGCCTGGGTGCGACGGTCGTGAAGAACCTGAAGGCGATGGCGCGCATGGGGGTCTACTTCCAGCATCACCTGCTGGAGCGCTATCCCGAATTCCCCATTCGGAGCGGCCATCTCTCCTGGGAAGACTATCTTCCGCCTTTGAGCTCCAACCTGGTCAACTTGATCGAAACTTACGAATGA
- a CDS encoding SDR family oxidoreductase translates to MGIFLTGSTGYLGAHIASELLEKHHQRLILLVRAPNREAAAQRLWRAFQLHLDFDRFHHHLNTGIEVLTGDLTEEGFGFSPDQYRHLVKNADSILHVAASLNRKSEKSCLNINLRGTLEVVKLAQAISADHGLKRFSHISTVAVAGFRQDEVVEEEQAIDWNRSDYDPYARTKKFCEHLIRELLPETPLTIFRPSIVLGDSRRAETTQFDMVQAFAFLAGLPLLPLRAGDRLDIVNVDFVAEAVANLHQKESPRFDTYHLSSGRSSPTCQDITNALSAVRNRRRPTYAPSLIRPVNSLVGWLARRRGTSVGYLASLMQVFLPYLHWNTVFDNSRVVRETGTSPASFTDYCYPLYQFATRNDFTYPYREWPERGAAP, encoded by the coding sequence ATGGGCATCTTCCTCACGGGATCCACAGGTTACCTCGGCGCTCACATTGCCAGCGAGTTGCTGGAAAAACACCACCAACGCCTCATTCTTCTGGTTCGGGCCCCCAACCGCGAAGCCGCGGCCCAGCGCCTTTGGCGAGCCTTTCAGCTGCACCTGGACTTCGACCGCTTCCACCACCACCTGAATACCGGTATCGAGGTGCTGACCGGCGACCTCACTGAAGAAGGATTCGGCTTCAGTCCGGACCAGTATCGCCACCTGGTCAAGAACGCCGATTCAATCCTGCATGTGGCGGCCTCTCTCAACCGCAAATCGGAAAAATCCTGCCTGAACATCAATCTTCGAGGGACCCTGGAAGTCGTCAAGCTGGCCCAAGCCATCTCCGCGGACCACGGCCTGAAGCGATTCAGCCACATCAGCACGGTGGCGGTGGCTGGATTCCGCCAGGATGAAGTCGTCGAGGAAGAGCAGGCCATTGACTGGAACCGGTCCGACTACGATCCCTACGCCCGCACCAAGAAGTTCTGCGAACACCTGATCCGGGAGCTTTTGCCGGAAACTCCGCTGACCATATTTCGCCCCAGCATCGTGCTGGGCGACAGCCGGCGGGCGGAGACCACCCAGTTCGACATGGTCCAGGCCTTCGCCTTCCTGGCGGGGCTGCCACTGCTGCCACTGCGGGCCGGCGACCGCCTGGACATCGTCAACGTGGACTTCGTGGCCGAGGCGGTGGCGAATCTGCACCAGAAAGAGAGTCCCCGCTTCGACACCTACCATCTTTCTTCCGGCAGAAGCTCCCCCACCTGCCAGGACATTACCAACGCCTTGAGCGCCGTCCGAAATCGCCGCCGGCCCACCTACGCTCCCTCGCTGATCCGCCCCGTCAACTCCCTGGTGGGCTGGCTGGCCCGGCGCCGGGGAACTTCGGTGGGCTATCTGGCCAGCCTCATGCAGGTCTTTCTTCCATACCTGCATTGGAACACGGTCTTCGACAACAGCCGGGTGGTGCGGGAAACGGGAACAAGCCCCGCATCTTTCACCGATTACTGCTATCCTCTCTATCAGTTCGCCACCAGGAACGACTTCACCTATCCCTACCGGGAATGGCCTGAGAGGGGGGCTGCCCCATGA